The Catenuloplanes niger genome includes a window with the following:
- a CDS encoding FAD-dependent monooxygenase, with product MERTQALIIGGGVAGAATALALHRAGIASAVFEAHRSGGDDAGAFLTVMANGMAALDSIGAAQAVIEASHPARAVALFDAAGRRLGERPIEGPARTMRRAALYRVLQEQVAAHGIPIHHGRRLTGATAGLDARATDGGTAAGVRAGFEDGGAAEGTFLVGADGIHSRVRGLIDPDAPRPRFTGRHVVYGYADGNPGDVPPDTYHMISGGRASFGCTAPGDGRTWWFARIPGAPGGGGATPAGWRELALAAFRDDATPAAAIIAATGAEVVGGDSYDIPTTPRWHDGRMVLTGDAAHAASPAAAQGASMALADAVALAAALTAHGDDLPAAFAAYELRRRAETEETVAASARLNAR from the coding sequence ATGGAGCGGACCCAGGCACTGATCATCGGTGGCGGCGTCGCCGGCGCCGCCACCGCGCTCGCGCTGCACCGGGCCGGCATCGCGTCCGCGGTCTTCGAGGCGCACCGGTCCGGTGGCGACGACGCCGGCGCGTTCCTCACCGTGATGGCGAACGGCATGGCCGCGCTCGACTCGATCGGCGCGGCGCAGGCCGTGATCGAGGCGTCCCACCCGGCGCGGGCCGTGGCCCTGTTCGACGCGGCCGGCCGCCGCCTCGGGGAACGCCCGATCGAGGGGCCGGCCCGCACGATGCGCCGCGCCGCGCTCTACCGCGTGCTGCAGGAACAGGTGGCGGCGCACGGCATCCCGATCCACCACGGCCGGCGGCTGACCGGCGCGACCGCGGGCCTCGACGCTCGTGCCACCGACGGCGGCACGGCCGCGGGGGTCCGGGCCGGTTTCGAGGACGGCGGCGCGGCCGAGGGCACGTTCCTGGTCGGCGCGGACGGCATCCACTCCCGCGTCCGCGGCCTGATCGACCCGGACGCGCCGCGCCCGCGCTTCACCGGCCGGCACGTGGTCTACGGCTATGCCGACGGCAACCCCGGCGACGTGCCGCCGGACACGTACCACATGATCAGCGGCGGTCGGGCGTCCTTCGGCTGCACCGCGCCCGGCGACGGCCGCACCTGGTGGTTCGCCCGGATCCCCGGTGCGCCCGGCGGCGGTGGCGCCACCCCGGCCGGGTGGCGGGAACTGGCACTGGCCGCGTTCCGTGACGACGCCACGCCGGCGGCCGCGATCATCGCGGCGACCGGCGCCGAGGTGGTCGGCGGCGACTCCTACGACATCCCGACCACACCCCGCTGGCACGACGGCCGGATGGTGCTGACCGGCGACGCGGCCCACGCGGCCTCGCCGGCGGCGGCCCAGGGCGCGTCGATGGCGCTCGCGGACGCGGTCGCGCTGGCCGCCGCGCTCACCGCGCACGGCGACGACCTCCCGGCCGCGTTCGCCGCCTACGAGCTGCGGCGCCGCGCCGAGACCGAGGAGACCGTCGCCGCCAGCGCCCGCCTGAACGCGCGCTGA
- a CDS encoding GntR family transcriptional regulator: protein MTVSRQSDVPVYRQIVSQVTLMIEMGLLGDGERLPGSRLLASNLGINRNTVAHAYGELRELGLIEPRGRNGMVVVGGGRARTTSEARNRAREILSAAARECLELGLTAAEIRDLIAGLAAWEVDRTLAVSFVECNDERARYFATELGTRLGVTVKPLVLGAFDAAAERPDLVLTTFFHLSEVRTLLRRPETEVVAIVAAPHIQTLVQIAQVPKDRTVGLLYSTEDQAVSIRDSLTQAGVTNIEVLTGTTDEDLRDVDLVVVPSESPDLARRLAGRARVIEFGNVLDAASVRMAGEVMRDLQLTKTQAR, encoded by the coding sequence ATGACTGTCAGCCGGCAGTCCGACGTGCCGGTCTACCGTCAGATCGTCTCCCAGGTGACGCTCATGATCGAGATGGGTCTGCTGGGCGACGGCGAACGGCTGCCGGGCTCGCGGCTGCTGGCCAGCAACCTCGGCATCAACCGCAACACCGTCGCCCACGCCTACGGTGAGCTGCGCGAACTCGGGCTGATCGAGCCACGCGGCCGCAACGGCATGGTGGTCGTCGGCGGCGGCCGGGCCCGCACCACGTCCGAGGCCCGCAACCGGGCGCGCGAGATCCTTTCCGCCGCGGCCCGCGAGTGCCTCGAGCTCGGGCTCACCGCCGCCGAGATCCGCGACCTGATCGCCGGCCTGGCCGCGTGGGAGGTCGACCGGACGCTCGCGGTCTCGTTCGTGGAGTGCAACGACGAGCGCGCGCGATACTTCGCGACCGAGCTCGGCACGCGGCTCGGCGTCACGGTCAAGCCGCTGGTGCTCGGCGCGTTCGACGCCGCGGCGGAGCGGCCTGACCTGGTGCTGACCACGTTCTTCCACCTGTCCGAGGTCCGCACGCTGCTGCGGCGGCCGGAGACCGAGGTGGTCGCGATCGTGGCGGCACCGCACATCCAGACGCTGGTGCAGATCGCCCAGGTGCCGAAGGACCGCACGGTCGGGCTGCTCTACTCCACCGAGGACCAGGCGGTCAGCATCCGCGACTCGCTGACCCAGGCCGGCGTGACCAACATCGAGGTGCTGACCGGCACCACGGACGAGGACCTGCGCGACGTCGATCTGGTGGTGGTCCCGAGCGAGAGCCCCGACCTGGCCCGCCGCCTGGCCGGCCGGGCCCGGGTGATCGAGTTCGGCAACGTGCTGGACGCGGCCTCGGTCCGGATGGCCGGCGAGGTGATGCGCGACCTCCAGCTCACGAAGACCCAGGCCCGTTAG
- a CDS encoding response regulator transcription factor, with the protein MDVVTIRVGVAGMRPVVAEGVRSWLRQDPRLVVAEADDADVLVCDSGARVLGLHHRPVVVFTVDRDRRELIAEILEAVPHGRGTAPRTVPQLSAREHAALCWWLGSLTKASVARRMGISPHTVEMYIKRIRQKYAELGHHLPTKADLLVRAVADGLYTTEGLAGHRSHSE; encoded by the coding sequence ATGGATGTGGTGACGATCCGCGTCGGGGTCGCCGGCATGCGGCCGGTGGTTGCCGAGGGTGTGCGGTCCTGGCTGCGGCAGGATCCGCGGCTGGTGGTGGCCGAGGCCGACGACGCCGACGTGCTGGTGTGCGACTCCGGCGCGCGCGTTCTCGGCCTGCACCACCGCCCGGTCGTGGTGTTCACCGTGGACCGGGACCGGCGCGAGCTGATCGCCGAGATCCTGGAGGCCGTGCCACACGGGCGGGGCACGGCTCCCAGGACCGTTCCGCAGCTGTCCGCGCGCGAGCACGCGGCGCTGTGCTGGTGGCTCGGTTCGCTGACCAAGGCGTCGGTGGCCCGCCGGATGGGCATCTCCCCGCACACCGTGGAGATGTACATCAAACGGATCCGGCAGAAGTACGCGGAGCTGGGCCACCACCTGCCGACGAAGGCGGACCTGCTGGTGCGGGCGGTGGCCGACGGGCTCTACACCACGGAGGGGCTCGCCGGCCACCGGTCTCACAGCGAGTAG
- a CDS encoding glycoside hydrolase family 16 protein, producing MRTYLAAAAAGLVVITGTGITVAQAAPAADGGVRTGSLINTCANPVVDRDITGWGRHGTGATGSRVAVGAHVAADHAYRQPSTNGVNPEMYLPQKDVTEAERWLFAMDTWVSGTTAAVTARMQVDWYGAGSVYLGHSNGTEVGVEPNAAETWTRVAGEFTAPGGATRANVTARLTGPAGMTWSATACDYQPISLPGPDPTTPPPTTPPPTGADTAAQRFNWGTALPASDEFNYGSTAAPAKPDATKWTLAGSEASGCWEGHNGNGRRCEENSRVLGGIMRMTGEAGGDTGLLGSTFAQKYGRWEVRARSQATSANNGKQYHPVLLLWPDNEQWPAGAEYDYLENGAPGEQCAEAFMHYPNHQPKVQEHAQKCTVDLTQWHNFGFEWTPQHVKGFIDGQQWFVFSADCIQCAPGPMFQTIQLDNFHGTGLQTAIFEVDWARVYSL from the coding sequence ATGCGGACTTATCTGGCGGCCGCGGCCGCCGGGCTCGTGGTGATCACCGGAACCGGGATCACCGTCGCCCAGGCGGCACCCGCGGCCGACGGCGGCGTGCGCACCGGGTCGCTGATCAACACGTGCGCGAATCCGGTCGTCGACCGGGACATCACCGGCTGGGGCCGGCACGGCACCGGCGCGACCGGCTCGCGGGTCGCGGTCGGCGCGCACGTCGCGGCCGACCACGCCTACCGGCAGCCGTCCACGAACGGCGTCAACCCGGAGATGTACCTGCCGCAGAAGGACGTCACCGAGGCCGAGCGGTGGCTGTTCGCGATGGACACCTGGGTCAGCGGCACCACCGCGGCCGTGACCGCGCGGATGCAGGTGGACTGGTACGGCGCGGGGAGCGTCTACCTCGGGCACTCGAACGGCACCGAGGTCGGCGTCGAACCGAACGCGGCGGAGACATGGACGCGGGTCGCCGGCGAGTTCACCGCGCCGGGCGGCGCCACCCGGGCGAACGTGACCGCGCGGCTGACCGGGCCGGCCGGCATGACCTGGTCCGCGACCGCCTGCGACTACCAGCCGATATCGCTGCCCGGACCGGACCCGACCACGCCGCCCCCGACCACGCCGCCGCCCACCGGCGCGGACACCGCGGCGCAGCGGTTCAACTGGGGCACCGCGCTACCCGCGTCCGACGAGTTCAACTACGGCAGCACGGCCGCGCCCGCGAAGCCGGACGCGACGAAGTGGACGCTGGCCGGCAGCGAGGCGAGCGGCTGCTGGGAGGGGCACAACGGCAACGGCCGCCGCTGCGAGGAGAACAGCCGCGTGCTCGGCGGCATCATGCGGATGACCGGCGAGGCCGGCGGCGACACCGGGCTACTGGGCAGCACGTTCGCCCAGAAGTACGGCCGGTGGGAGGTGCGGGCCCGTTCGCAGGCCACGTCCGCGAACAACGGCAAGCAGTACCACCCGGTGCTGCTGCTCTGGCCGGACAACGAGCAGTGGCCGGCCGGCGCGGAGTACGACTACCTGGAGAACGGCGCACCCGGTGAGCAGTGCGCGGAGGCGTTCATGCACTACCCGAACCACCAGCCCAAGGTGCAGGAGCACGCGCAGAAGTGCACCGTGGACCTGACCCAGTGGCACAACTTCGGGTTCGAGTGGACGCCGCAGCACGTCAAGGGCTTCATCGACGGTCAGCAGTGGTTCGTGTTCAGCGCGGACTGCATCCAGTGCGCGCCGGGCCCGATGTTCCAGACGATCCAGCTGGACAACTTCCACGGCACCGGCCTGCAGACCGCGATCTTCGAGGTGGACTGGGCGCGGGTCTACTCGCTGTGA
- a CDS encoding glycoside hydrolase family 65 protein — MSEIGAAEPWAVRETGVPDDDRLRQRESVFALANGHIGLRGNLDEPEICGMPGTYLNSLFEERDLSYPEEGYAFPKRTETIVDAPNAKPITLTVGGERFDVRTGTVTRHERVLDLRRGTLVREVEWVSPNGVRLSLRTERLVSFTRPSIAAIRYVARADAPLRAESDLRVNEEPPEQRDDPRASEIIPRPFESVSHDRDALVHHTRRSKITVAVAATHVGADGTATSEPDLLRWTAEGHGELRFDKIVAYRWGGDEDVRAAALQERDAAAEAGFDVLADEQCRHLEAFWADADVEIDGDPEVQQAVRFGLFHVLQAGALSVPGPVPAKGLTGNGYDGHTLWDTEIYVLPVLTYTHPEYAERALRWRHHTLGHARDRARELGLSGAAFAWRTISGPECSGYWPAGTAGLHVNADIAGAVLRYHAATGDETFMREAGRELIDETARLWVSVSHLDADGVAHIVGVTGPDEYSALMDDNVYTNLMAQQNLRAAALDEHSLEIADRIAIPYDERHDVHDQSAGFTRLEEWNFPGDRFPLMLHHPYLNLYRRQVVKQADLVLAMLMRGDVFTPEQKRRNFDYYEARTVRDSSLSAPVQAVLAAETGYLSLAHAYLAEAALLDLRGDGESGGDGLHIAACAGAWMALVMGFGGLRDCGGRLSFAPRLAPGLSRLRFRVRWRRARLTVTVTPGEVTYTARGDAVTFDHEGTEVTVADGDTATFPLAPVEDRPAPPSPRPPAPR, encoded by the coding sequence ATGTCTGAGATCGGGGCGGCGGAGCCGTGGGCGGTACGCGAGACCGGCGTGCCGGACGACGACCGGCTGCGCCAGCGGGAATCCGTGTTCGCGCTGGCCAACGGCCACATCGGCTTGCGTGGCAACCTGGACGAGCCGGAGATCTGCGGCATGCCGGGCACCTACCTGAACTCGCTGTTCGAGGAGCGGGACCTCAGCTACCCCGAGGAGGGGTACGCGTTCCCGAAGCGCACCGAGACGATCGTGGACGCGCCGAACGCCAAACCGATCACGCTGACCGTCGGCGGTGAGCGCTTCGACGTGCGGACCGGCACCGTCACCCGGCACGAGCGGGTGCTCGACCTGCGGCGCGGCACGCTGGTCCGGGAGGTCGAGTGGGTCTCGCCGAACGGCGTGCGCCTGAGCCTGCGCACCGAGCGGCTGGTCTCGTTCACCCGGCCGTCGATCGCGGCGATCCGGTACGTGGCGCGCGCCGACGCGCCGCTGCGGGCCGAGTCGGACCTGCGGGTCAACGAGGAGCCGCCGGAGCAGCGGGACGATCCGCGGGCCAGCGAGATCATCCCGCGGCCGTTCGAGTCGGTGTCGCACGACCGGGACGCGCTGGTGCACCACACCCGCCGCTCGAAGATCACGGTGGCGGTCGCGGCCACGCACGTCGGCGCGGACGGAACCGCCACGTCGGAGCCCGACCTGCTGCGGTGGACCGCCGAGGGCCACGGTGAGCTGCGCTTCGACAAGATAGTGGCGTACCGGTGGGGTGGCGACGAGGACGTGCGCGCGGCCGCGCTGCAGGAGCGGGACGCGGCCGCCGAGGCCGGGTTCGACGTGCTCGCCGACGAGCAGTGCCGGCACCTGGAGGCGTTCTGGGCGGACGCGGACGTGGAGATCGACGGTGACCCGGAGGTGCAGCAGGCGGTCCGGTTCGGGCTGTTCCACGTGCTGCAGGCCGGCGCGCTGTCCGTGCCCGGCCCGGTCCCGGCCAAGGGCCTGACCGGCAACGGGTACGACGGCCACACGCTCTGGGACACCGAGATCTACGTGCTCCCGGTGCTCACCTACACCCACCCGGAGTACGCCGAGCGCGCGCTCCGCTGGCGGCACCACACGCTCGGCCACGCCCGGGACCGGGCCCGTGAGCTGGGTCTGTCCGGCGCCGCGTTCGCCTGGCGGACGATCTCCGGCCCGGAGTGCTCCGGCTACTGGCCGGCCGGCACCGCGGGCCTGCACGTCAACGCGGACATCGCCGGTGCGGTGCTGCGCTACCACGCGGCCACCGGCGACGAGACGTTCATGCGCGAGGCCGGCCGGGAGCTGATCGACGAGACCGCGCGGCTGTGGGTGAGCGTGTCGCACCTGGACGCGGACGGCGTCGCGCACATCGTGGGCGTGACCGGGCCGGACGAGTACAGCGCGCTGATGGACGACAACGTCTACACGAACCTGATGGCGCAGCAGAACCTGCGCGCGGCCGCGCTCGACGAGCACTCGCTGGAGATCGCGGACCGGATCGCGATCCCGTACGACGAGCGGCACGACGTGCACGACCAGTCGGCCGGGTTCACCCGCCTGGAGGAGTGGAACTTCCCCGGCGACCGGTTCCCGCTGATGCTGCACCACCCGTACCTCAACCTCTACCGCCGTCAGGTGGTCAAGCAGGCGGACCTGGTGCTGGCGATGCTGATGCGCGGTGACGTGTTCACGCCGGAGCAGAAGCGGCGGAACTTCGACTACTACGAGGCCCGCACGGTACGGGACTCCTCGCTCTCCGCGCCGGTCCAGGCCGTGCTCGCGGCCGAGACCGGGTACCTGTCGCTGGCCCACGCGTACCTGGCCGAGGCCGCGCTCCTCGATCTGCGCGGCGACGGCGAGTCCGGCGGCGACGGCCTGCACATCGCCGCGTGCGCGGGCGCGTGGATGGCGCTGGTGATGGGCTTCGGCGGGCTGCGCGACTGCGGCGGGCGGCTGTCCTTCGCGCCCCGGCTGGCTCCGGGCCTGTCCCGGCTGCGCTTCCGGGTCCGCTGGCGGCGGGCGCGGCTGACCGTGACCGTCACGCCGGGTGAGGTCACCTACACCGCGCGCGGCGACGCCGTGACGTTCGACCACGAGGGTACGGAGGTGACGGTCGCGGACGGGGACACCGCCACGTTCCCCCTGGCGCCGGTCGAGGACCGGCCCGCGCCGCCGTCACCCCGGCCGCCGGCGCCGCGCTGA
- a CDS encoding BTAD domain-containing putative transcriptional regulator, producing the protein MEPLFAVLGPLAVTGTDGTVVPLPPGRRRTLLAALLRGRNRWVDNDTLAAALWERTDYPSSISGSIKTYIHQLRKILPPGTDGEARLAGRGGAYRLTVADGELDADVFTALAEAGVAALGRGDPAEAALLEQRALALWRGDPEEDALDTVTVRHLDELRWTARYALADALIATGEPAEAIALARAMLTEDRLREPAWERLVVAQRAAGWQVDALASYEAARVLLLDTFGAEPGSRLREAYRALLAETADRPVPASGPRSAVAVADAPVRAHPAPAPHAAGPSGSRPSGPGVPASNGSGSGAPVSRVPGPGAPAVPSPVPAAPRRRPAGTDGRRVPAALLALVVAGVLVLAGGSATVAGRGLPQTGGVAGGAAAAPKILFGLGPDPVRARKSPLMQSGVGMVTTWYHKQGDLDRFEGWRADVIPQTYASGLAMHVIVGTWEDGESVDTRFGHACGQPYPLSDEFVPDMRRLAAAFAGPADGPPLYVSMFSGLQHLTCADNGYLDDPATTNYYLALKERYTELMRVMRAAAPNLRIALNWDGWNASHDDPENGAGRSMFQYFVEVMRASDFQSFGAFTEDGNAEHIAQMVGVLGEHGPVMVSHYGPHEDSLAVYRDDLHRTFPPDVLARLVADGLFAFSFKDPDLQRESPELMTLTSGIVQDYGQFPPVR; encoded by the coding sequence GTGGAGCCGTTGTTCGCCGTGCTGGGCCCGCTCGCCGTGACCGGCACGGACGGAACCGTCGTGCCGCTGCCGCCGGGCCGCCGCCGCACGCTGCTCGCCGCGCTGCTGCGCGGGCGCAACCGCTGGGTCGACAACGACACGCTGGCCGCGGCGCTCTGGGAGCGCACCGACTATCCCAGCTCGATCAGCGGCAGCATCAAGACCTACATCCACCAACTGCGCAAGATCCTTCCACCGGGTACGGACGGGGAGGCGCGCCTGGCCGGCCGTGGTGGCGCCTACCGGCTCACGGTCGCGGACGGTGAGCTGGACGCGGACGTGTTCACCGCGCTGGCCGAGGCCGGCGTGGCCGCGCTCGGCCGGGGTGACCCGGCCGAGGCCGCGCTGCTGGAGCAGCGCGCGCTGGCGCTGTGGCGCGGCGACCCGGAGGAGGACGCGCTCGACACGGTCACCGTCCGGCACCTGGACGAGCTGCGCTGGACCGCGCGGTACGCGCTGGCCGACGCGCTGATCGCAACCGGCGAGCCGGCCGAGGCGATCGCGCTGGCCCGCGCCATGCTCACCGAGGACCGGCTGCGCGAGCCGGCCTGGGAGCGGCTGGTCGTCGCGCAGCGGGCGGCCGGCTGGCAGGTGGACGCGCTGGCCAGCTACGAGGCGGCGCGCGTGCTGCTGCTCGACACGTTCGGTGCGGAACCGGGCAGCCGGCTGCGCGAGGCGTACCGTGCCCTGCTCGCCGAGACGGCCGACCGGCCGGTCCCGGCGTCCGGCCCGCGGTCCGCGGTCGCGGTGGCGGACGCCCCGGTGCGGGCCCACCCGGCGCCGGCACCGCACGCCGCCGGCCCGTCCGGGTCCCGGCCTTCCGGTCCGGGCGTGCCGGCGTCCAACGGTTCCGGTTCGGGCGCGCCGGTGTCGCGCGTGCCCGGTCCGGGTGCGCCGGCCGTGCCGTCGCCGGTCCCGGCCGCGCCCCGCCGGCGGCCGGCGGGGACGGACGGCCGGCGGGTGCCGGCCGCGCTGCTCGCGCTGGTGGTGGCCGGGGTGCTGGTGCTGGCCGGCGGCTCGGCCACGGTGGCCGGCCGCGGTCTCCCGCAGACCGGTGGCGTCGCGGGCGGCGCGGCGGCCGCGCCGAAGATCCTCTTCGGGCTCGGGCCGGACCCGGTGCGGGCCCGCAAGTCACCGCTGATGCAGTCCGGTGTCGGCATGGTCACCACGTGGTACCACAAGCAGGGCGACCTGGACCGCTTCGAGGGCTGGCGGGCGGACGTGATCCCGCAGACGTACGCGTCCGGGCTCGCGATGCACGTGATCGTCGGGACCTGGGAGGACGGCGAGTCGGTGGACACCCGGTTCGGGCACGCGTGCGGCCAGCCCTACCCGCTGTCCGACGAGTTCGTGCCGGACATGCGGCGGCTGGCGGCGGCGTTCGCGGGCCCGGCGGACGGCCCGCCGCTCTACGTGTCGATGTTCTCCGGCCTGCAGCACCTCACGTGCGCGGACAACGGCTATCTCGACGATCCGGCGACCACGAACTACTACCTGGCGCTGAAGGAGCGGTACACCGAGCTGATGCGCGTGATGCGGGCCGCCGCGCCGAACCTGCGGATCGCGCTGAACTGGGACGGCTGGAACGCCTCGCACGACGACCCGGAGAACGGCGCGGGTCGGTCGATGTTCCAGTACTTCGTGGAGGTCATGCGCGCGTCCGACTTCCAGAGCTTCGGCGCGTTCACCGAGGACGGCAACGCGGAGCACATCGCGCAGATGGTCGGCGTGCTCGGCGAGCACGGCCCGGTGATGGTCTCCCACTACGGCCCGCACGAGGACTCGCTCGCGGTCTACCGGGACGACCTGCACCGCACGTTCCCGCCGGACGTGCTGGCCCGGCTGGTCGCGGACGGGCTGTTCGCGTTCAGTTTCAAGGACCCGGACCTGCAACGCGAGTCGCCCGAGCTGATGACGCTGACGTCCGGCATCGTGCAGGACTACGGTCAGTTCCCGCCCGTCCGCTGA
- a CDS encoding GNAT family N-acetyltransferase — protein MTAVVRQATDADVAEIARICSTAYRDTYRELLPAGYIERSVVAFYDQRRVAREIAPASSQWFGYQVVEEHGRVLGAAGGGMISARAGELSLVYLEATARGRGLGTLLLDRVVTQIREAGGREVWVSVFLGDSPGIAFYRARGFQPVSTVQAALSRVDDHIVSLRMRRMLD, from the coding sequence TTGACTGCCGTTGTCCGACAAGCCACCGATGCCGACGTCGCCGAGATCGCCCGGATCTGCAGCACGGCGTACCGGGATACCTACCGTGAGCTGCTGCCGGCGGGGTACATCGAGCGCAGCGTCGTCGCGTTCTACGACCAGCGACGGGTGGCCAGGGAGATCGCCCCGGCCTCGTCCCAGTGGTTCGGCTATCAGGTCGTCGAGGAGCACGGCCGGGTGCTCGGCGCGGCCGGCGGCGGCATGATCAGCGCACGCGCCGGTGAGCTGTCGCTGGTCTACCTGGAGGCGACCGCGCGCGGCCGTGGCCTGGGCACCCTGCTGCTGGACCGGGTCGTCACGCAGATCCGCGAGGCCGGCGGCCGGGAGGTGTGGGTGTCGGTGTTCCTCGGCGACAGCCCGGGCATCGCCTTCTACCGGGCGCGTGGCTTCCAGCCGGTGAGCACGGTGCAGGCGGCGCTGTCCCGGGTCGACGACCACATCGTCAGCCTGCGGATGCGCCGGATGCTGGACTGA
- a CDS encoding endo alpha-1,4 polygalactosaminidase yields the protein MAVLLGVGIGTANAGTRPWWDRWKPRPKPVATAPATPTPTPSAAATTTAPAPSVSPSRSTPGTTPSASKPAGTPAAAPTTGAPTGTWTPPPANAGFDYQIGGVYPPPAGVTVVSRDSEASPAAGIYNICYINAFQVQPGAQSWWEKNHNDLLLRDKGGNLVIDEDWDEAMLDFSTAAKRTALTKVAAEWIDRCKAKGFQAIEPDNLDSYTRSNGLLTQAQAVEYAAALSAYAHGKGLAVGQKNLAELSTANARKAGFDFAVAEECGAWNECDRYTATYGNNVVVIEYTQSGFTKACNGFGSKLSIVLRDVDVTAPGSRSYVFKGC from the coding sequence GTGGCAGTGCTCCTCGGGGTCGGCATCGGCACCGCGAACGCGGGCACCCGCCCCTGGTGGGACCGCTGGAAGCCGCGGCCCAAGCCGGTCGCGACCGCGCCCGCGACGCCGACGCCCACGCCGTCCGCCGCGGCCACCACGACCGCGCCCGCGCCGAGCGTGTCGCCGTCGCGGAGCACGCCCGGCACGACGCCGTCCGCGTCGAAGCCGGCCGGCACGCCGGCGGCCGCCCCGACGACCGGCGCACCCACCGGCACCTGGACGCCGCCGCCGGCGAACGCGGGCTTCGACTACCAGATCGGCGGGGTCTACCCGCCGCCGGCCGGCGTGACCGTGGTCAGCCGGGACAGTGAGGCCAGCCCGGCCGCGGGCATCTACAACATCTGCTACATCAACGCGTTCCAGGTGCAGCCCGGCGCGCAGTCGTGGTGGGAGAAGAACCACAACGACCTGCTGCTGCGCGACAAGGGCGGCAACCTCGTGATCGACGAGGACTGGGACGAGGCGATGCTCGACTTCTCCACCGCGGCCAAGCGCACCGCGCTGACCAAGGTCGCGGCCGAGTGGATCGACCGGTGCAAGGCGAAGGGCTTCCAGGCCATCGAGCCGGACAACCTCGACTCGTACACGCGGTCCAACGGCCTGCTGACCCAGGCGCAGGCGGTGGAGTACGCGGCGGCGCTGTCCGCCTACGCACACGGCAAGGGCCTGGCCGTCGGGCAGAAGAACCTGGCCGAGCTGTCCACCGCGAACGCGCGGAAGGCCGGTTTCGACTTCGCGGTCGCGGAGGAGTGCGGGGCCTGGAACGAGTGCGACCGCTACACCGCCACGTACGGTAACAACGTCGTCGTGATCGAATACACTCAGAGCGGCTTCACGAAGGCGTGCAACGGGTTCGGCAGCAAGCTCTCCATCGTCCTGCGCGACGTCGACGTGACGGCCCCAGGGTCTCGTTCGTACGTATTCAAGGGTTGCTGA
- a CDS encoding SigE family RNA polymerase sigma factor: MTTNESTTAVTGRAEDFDDFVHGRGRALLRFAYVLSGDAHLAEDLVQEVLARMHRRWPKVTAMDSPEAYVRTAIVRQFVSWRRRFSAREAILADVPEPAGFDEPQARVAARDQMWQLMAGLPRSQRAVLVLRFYEDLPDDEIAALLGCGQSTVRSQAARALAKMRTMLSERGVGGDG; encoded by the coding sequence ATGACCACCAACGAGTCGACGACGGCCGTCACCGGCCGTGCGGAGGACTTCGACGACTTCGTGCACGGCCGCGGGCGGGCACTGCTGCGGTTCGCGTACGTGTTGTCCGGTGACGCGCACCTCGCGGAGGACCTGGTCCAGGAGGTGCTGGCGCGCATGCACCGGCGCTGGCCCAAGGTCACCGCGATGGACAGCCCGGAGGCGTACGTGCGTACCGCGATCGTGCGCCAGTTCGTCTCCTGGCGGCGGCGCTTCTCCGCCCGGGAGGCGATCCTCGCGGACGTGCCGGAGCCGGCCGGCTTCGACGAACCGCAGGCGCGGGTGGCCGCCCGCGACCAGATGTGGCAGCTGATGGCCGGGCTGCCGCGCTCCCAGCGCGCGGTGCTGGTGCTGCGCTTCTACGAGGACCTGCCGGACGACGAGATCGCCGCGCTGCTGGGCTGCGGGCAGTCCACGGTCCGGTCCCAGGCGGCCCGCGCGCTGGCCAAGATGCGGACCATGTTGAGTGAGAGAGGAGTGGGCGGCGATGGATGA